GGTTTCTTCTTTGCAGTTCTCTTCTGGGTTTAAATGCTTGAGAAGTTCTTGGCACTGTGTCTccttagaatttttttccttaacactCTTCTCCCTAGCTTGTTTCctacccctcctccccactcatTCGGcccttttctttaatgttttcctcttttcttaccCTTCAGTGTAAATGTTCAGTGAAATTCTGTTGTTGGCCTTCTTGCATTTCATCAGGGACTATTAGTCTCTTTTTGTTGCATGCTTCTCTGAAATTTGATGAAAGCTCTGGGACTCTCCTCACAGAAAATAGACATATTCACATAAATGCTCTGCGTGTCCTGGGAGAAGAAGCCCTGATCCTGATTCTCCCCAGATAATCTGGACTTTTTGATCAGGGTCCCAGCTGATACACACATTTCTGGCACCCAAATCTGTACCTTGGGCTCCAGTCTTTCTTGAACTTAAAATCCTTATTTTCAGGTCTTAGCAGGGTATCTCTACTCACACGTCCTGCAGGCTCTTCAGACTCAGCATCCCTGAAAATGAAGTCATTTATCTCCCCTCTCAAGTTTTATGCTTTCCCTGTGTTTTCCATCTTAAGGATGTTACTAACAACATCTAAGTCATCATTCTGAGTCTTTCCCGTCTGTGACTTTCCAGTGCTTCCTTCTGAGGCCTAGCATGTAGTTGGCATCAGTTGAAGTCATTCATtgattccttcaacaaatatgaaggcccactaagtgccaggcactgttctttgGATTGGTTCCACTTTGGTAAATAAATCAAGACACTGTTGCTGCCTCGGTGGAGTTAACAGTGTTCCCCACCTCGTTTTATAGGTGAAAAAATTGGACAGCTCACCAAGCGCAACCAGGTTCTACTGACTGACTGTCCTTTGGGGCCATCTTTGAATGTCTTGCAGTGTGAAGTCTTTTCACATGATTTCATTAATTCAGTTAAAGTGAATTACTGGAAGATTGTTAATTGTAATATGCATCCTTTGTGATTTTTGAGCTAGTCGTGTTTTATAAAGCAGTCTTCGTCCAAGCTAAGTCAACGTCAGTGTTTTCAAGTTggctcagagaggagagaaggactgACTTACAAATAATGCATAACCACCCTGAAGCCTTgcaattattaattttttcaaggAGTTGGGGGAAGAGAGAAGTGCGTGGAAGCCACCTCCCCATGGTATATGACTAGATGGAGACAGGGAAGGGTTCATCCGATTCTCATTTTAGATAGTTTCCTTGGTAACAATCAGAGTGCTTGGCCCCTATCACTTCTATATGTGGGGACTGTTTAGCTTTATGAAGTAGCTCCGCTTATATACCTGCACTGTTTGCTGAATAAGGCTTGAGATTAAAAACAGAATGGGGTTCATTTCTGTATAATATTAGAGCAAAAGTGAAGGCATTAAGAGTAATGTTACTGGTTGTCCAGGGTTTTGCAAAATGAGTGGGGCTGAGATTTTCCTTTTGTCCACGAAAAGTTGTCAGGCTTAGTTCTCTGAAAAGTTGAAATAGATTACTGCCtacttgttttgcttttattttttttaattttttttaacatctttattggagtataattgctttacaatggtggtgttttgcttttagaaaaataaaaagtcatgcTGTGTGGTTTATCGGTAAGTGTAGTTTGAAACACCATCTCCAGATCTTGTCTTTCCTTTCAGTGAAGACGTGTAAAATCAGTCACTTTTAAGGCTCATTGTAGTTATTAATAAGAGGCTCGTTTGAAATGGATATCTTTGGTACAAGCATGTTGTTCAGATAAGTTGTGAAGAGAACAAATGTACATCACATTTTGAATCACCCAAGTACATGTGCTTTCTGAAGAATATAAAGATGCTGCCAGTTCCATGATGCTATTACCATCTCGATCCTAGATGACAAGCAAATGCTTATTAAGAGAGAATATTAGAAAGTGGCACATTAGGAGCaccttaaaaaaacattttattgtattGAGTGACCTTTTCAAAACAAATCGGAATCACTCTTGAGGAAAGTAAAGGATAAAGATTGGAGGGGCCACTATTATTTATTACCTTAATAGAGAAAAATACATGTTTAATATTATGGTATTTAAATCAGTAATGCTTTGGATCTTTTTGTAATCCCTATGAGAATTTGTAGTGCCTATAAGTTCTTTTACTCTTGTTACTTCTTTATGGCTTCACAGAAGTGGGGTCAGACAAAAGAATAAATGGTataatagtaatattttttgctgtttgtttctgTAGAACATAATtgtaaaacacatttttatgaaACAGTAATTCTTAGAAACAATATTTACACGTGAGAGTGGACACTGGTAAGTAGAAAAGATGCCGTAAGAAACGGTACTGCAGCGCTCTGGGGGTTATTCTAACCTATCGGCATCAGCGATGCCACATAGCCTGTGTgctgaaaaaatactgaaatctgCACATGTGCAAAATGTAGATTGAGCCTCCCAAAATCATCTTTCAGTCAGCGTTTCAGAAAATAACCTTCCCTAGGTAAATTAAGTAAAGTTTAATTGTAAAGACTGGTTTGATGGGTTATAAAAATGGTTTAATTTATATgcgtattttttaatgtttgatttttttattcctGTCGGCAGCCACCCATGGGAAACTGTTACAACAGCTGCAATGCAGAAATACCCAAACCCTATGAACCCGAGTGTGGTTGGAGTTGATGTATTGGACAGACACGTAGATCTCTCTGGAAAGTTGCACAGCCATAGACTTCTCAGCACAGAGTGGGGACTGCCTTCCATTGTGAAATCTGTaagtgtgtctttattcctgaagCAATGTGACTGCTGTAGAGAAGTTTTCTAAACGACATTATAATTTCAAATAGGTTGTGGGAGCCGATTCTGAATGTCATTTTTGCATCAGTTCAAATTGTATTATAATAAACTTGAGTTATGAGTGTATAATGAATTGGAAATATTATTACAGTCTTCATGAAGGCACCCGATAAAACCTCCTGAAGGAAGCCAGCTAATGCTCTGTAATCTAGAAGTTTTATTCTGCTTTTCCTACTTTGCCAGCAGCTTAAGATGTGGAAGCAGTGGTCTGGTGCTGGTTGTTAGCTGACAGTTGCTGTGGTCAGTGGTGGCCGCGCCTGTTAAGTGAGGAGCATGGTCTCACTTTGCTGCTGCCGTGTTTGTTCCAAGATCTGGTGCCTCTACCTGTACATTTAAAAGCAATTCTGTGCCCTTTCAAGGGAGCAGGCTTTAGTGAGCCAGTTTAACCAGGAAGAAAGTGGGGTGCCAGTTTATCGTGATGGGAGAGAACCCTGGTGTAAGTGGACCCAGTTGTCTGTAGAGATTCTTTTTCTAGAAAGTGGGCCCCCTCAGAAAAGTAAAGTACACATTTTCCAACGATTTGCTTCCATTGCACACGCCACGGCACTAGACAGTGTGGACGCAGGAATGAGCAGGGCTGGGACTGGCCTGGGTCGGAGCGCAGGGAGTGACCCTGGACGTGCTGTGTTATCTTCGTCCTGACGTGGCTGGTTTTCTGTCTGGAGACCGGAGCCACTGCGTCCTCTCGCTTGGGCTGCGCTAGGAAAACACTGACAGACACTCCAAACCTCTCCTTTCTCCAGATACCCTGTTTGCCGAATAGTCGGGCTCACTGCTCCACCCTCAACCTTGGCAGTTCCCGAGTCCTGCCTTGTACTCTGTACGCTCTCAGCGGCTGGTTGCTAATCGCCTCTGCTTGTGTCTTGGGCGTCTCATCTCCTTCGCGGTGTGTGAAGTCCTTTTACCCTTAAACGGGCCTCCTTTCTGACCTTTGTCGCTTTGCCATGTTTTTTATGAAAACAGATTTTTGGTTcaaaatattaacacattttttACCTTCACATAAAATATTGATACACTTGTTAAGAAATCCTTCCTCCTCTGATTACTAATTCTGAATGTTTTACTTAGCTTATTGGTGCAGCAAGAACCAAAACATATGTGCAAGAACATTCTGTAGTGGATCCCGTAGAGAAAACAATGGAACTTAAATCTACTAATGTAAGTCTGGACtcccttttgttttaattttaaactatttggcttagtttttttctctcttttgtagtTGGTACACAAATGTATGCTCTTCAGCCTGGTTTAGGAAATCAGTACTGAGATGC
This DNA window, taken from Balaenoptera ricei isolate mBalRic1 chromosome 15, mBalRic1.hap2, whole genome shotgun sequence, encodes the following:
- the PRELID3B gene encoding PRELI domain containing protein 3B isoform X3 — translated: MKIWTSEHVFDHPWETVTTAAMQKYPNPMNPSVVGVDVLDRHVDLSGKLHSHRLLSTEWGLPSIVKSLIGAARTKTYVQEHSVVDPVEKTMELKSTNISFTNMVSVDERLIYKPHPQDPEKTVLTQEAIITVKGVSLGSYLEGLMASTISSNANKAEC